The Chamaesiphon minutus PCC 6605 DNA window AAACCATCCCTCAATCTGCAATTCCTGAGTCTGAAACAAATTCAATAAGATCGCTGCTGGTTCTTCTGGTGTATGAGGACGAAATCGTAAATAGATGACACCTTTTGGTGGGGGTAATCGAAAACGATAGATGAGTTCGCCATAATCACGGTCGAACGTCAAAATTATCCGTTGCTCATCAACCGCACGAGCCAATACTTCAGTATCTTCAATTCCTGGTGAGTCTTCAGTTATGGACGCGACTTCATAGCCTGCTTGTCGCAGCAGTTGAACGCTAACTAATGGGAAGTTTTCATTAGCCAGAAGCTGCATTAACCTACCTCAGATAATAAAGATGTGTAATATACATCGTCCTTGAGGCATTCCGCCGCAAAAGCGAAGACTGCTTGGATCGATCGAGTATTCAGAGTTGGATAGTTTTCTAAAACCTGCTGTTCTGTCCATCCTTCTGAAAATAGTCCGAGAATAAATTCAACCGATAGCCGCGTTCCTTTGATTACAGGCTTTCCGAGCAGGATTTTGGGATCTGAATGAATATATGTTTTCCAGTCCATGATTGTGTTCTCCTCTGGGGTTTTCGTCTATTATCCTTGATTTGCTTAGGTTGTTGCTATGCGAGCGAATCTCAAGGATCTAGAAACTCGATCGAATAACTGACGTTGCAAATCGATAAGCAAAAATATTTGTAGCAATCGCTATCTCGATTTTTCACTAGCTTATTATGCTGTGTTTTTATCATGGATCGCCGACTTTATAGGAGCCTAGAGAACATTTCAATTCCAAGCAAATACCAGACGAACTGGATCTAGATCGCTAATTTGTGCTGACACTAATAAACCTCGAAGCATCAAATCCTTCAATAAAGTTAAATCTTTGACTGTCGCGCATTATGCCTGTGGTGGTTCTGATTCTAATAGTTGGGCTAACTTGTGAGCCGCTGCATGAGAATCAAATGGCGACCAAATTTCGTAAGTTGCACCAGGTTGTAAGGCTGGTTCCTCATCTTTAGCTAGTTCTGTCACTAAAAACTGCATGACCTTTAACTTATCTGCACGAGGCAAATTTCTTAGCGTTGGAAATAGCTCTGTTACTGTCATAAGTGTCGAGATGATTCACTTCATCCTTTATTTTGTCACAACTAAATCGACTCCAACTGTGCTGTTTAACTACTGCTGTCGATCGGCAATTTTGACTAACAATCGCAACGCTTCATTTACAGATGCGTCAGTTGGAAAAGCTTTAGCAATATCGGGATCTAAGAGAACCAAGTTGGTACCAGATCGATATCGCTGAACGTATTTACCTCTTACACCCCCCTGCATCGCAGCAAAATCATATTCAGGGCGTAATTCATCTTCTAGTTCGTCAACTTCCTTCTTCATAAAACCTCTTTTCTGCGCGAGTAGCTGTTCTAGCACTGATGATGCGAATCCGCTCTTCTCTTTCAGTATGGGAGACAACCAATAATTGCCCCAAACTAGACATCCCAATTATAATGTAGCGGTTTTCGCCAACGGAATGGTCGGAGTCCGGAAATGTCATAGATAATGAGTCATCGAATACGGTTGCGGCTTCCTGGAAAGAGATACCATGCTTGCTCAAATTGATAGCAGCTTTATTCGGGTTCCACTCAAATTCCATGCAGAAGCTTTCATAACTGACAACTTTGGCATTTTAGCAGGTTGTTATTGCCGAAGCCAAAAATGGCACAATAGAGAGATAGCAACTATACTGCCATCCCTATATTTAAAGTCCTATGTCTGCTCTCAAACTCAGCGGTGCCGAGATACGTCAAGCCTTCCTCGATTTCTATAGCCAGCGGGGGCATCAGCCGTTACCGAGCGGTTCCTTGGTGCCGGAAGATCCGACGGTGTTATTGACGATCGCGGGGATGTTACCATTTAAGCCGATCTTCTTGGGTCAACGTAGCCCCGATTTTCCGCGTGCGACGACTTCCCAGAAATGTATCCGTACCAATGATATCGAGAATGTGGGGCGGACGGCGCGGCATCATACGTTTTTTGAGATGTTGGGCAATTTTAGCTTTGGGGACTATTTTAAGGAACAAGCGATCGAATGGGGTTGGGAAATCTCGACAAAGGTGTTCAATC harbors:
- a CDS encoding DUF5615 family PIN-like protein, which gives rise to MQLLANENFPLVSVQLLRQAGYEVASITEDSPGIEDTEVLARAVDEQRIILTFDRDYGELIYRFRLPPPKGVIYLRFRPHTPEEPAAILLNLFQTQELQIEGWFTILERDRIRQRPLP
- a CDS encoding DUF433 domain-containing protein, which codes for MDWKTYIHSDPKILLGKPVIKGTRLSVEFILGLFSEGWTEQQVLENYPTLNTRSIQAVFAFAAECLKDDVYYTSLLSEVG
- a CDS encoding BrnT family toxin, encoding MEFEWNPNKAAINLSKHGISFQEAATVFDDSLSMTFPDSDHSVGENRYIIIGMSSLGQLLVVSHTEREERIRIISARTATRAEKRFYEEGS